Below is a window of Sebastes umbrosus isolate fSebUmb1 chromosome 13, fSebUmb1.pri, whole genome shotgun sequence DNA.
AGTTATGGTGTAATCTTTTGTACTTAAGGAGTACCAGTTCAGTACGTGCCAACACACATATGTATGTACTGGGGAACAAGATGTGAACTTAAGGAATAAGGGGGTAACAATTTGGGATCTTACAAAGAACTTATACTACAGTTATATTTAACTTCTAGGTACCTATTCTTTTATTACAGGGTGATCTACTGAGAAATAACCTGCACGTTTGGGTTGAATTTAGAGATAATTTATACTGTGGTAATAATTTAACTACTTGCTTACTATTCTTTTATAACAGGTATGGTTCCGGTCTGCTTATTGATcctgatgatgaagatgatgatgaagagtgaCGGTCAGTCAGTTTGATCTGAGTTTCATGTTTCTATGGTAACAGGACTTTCAGTGCAGTAATTGATCTGTGAGTCTGACctatgacctttgaccccagcTGCCTCTGCAGAGATCATCACAGCACACAGTGGGGAGGCCGTTCTGCTGAAATCAGACCTGCCGGGGTTGAAGCCCAGACAGGACGTCAGGTGGACTCACTTCCACCTGGTGATGTCACTGGAGAACAAAGTGACGACGTGTCACCACGGGCGCTGCGAGCTGCTGAGTGACGGCTCGCTGAGATTCAGCCGAGTTCAGATTGCAGACGCAGGAAACTACAGCCTGGAGATGTTTGATGAAAATGGGAGACGACTGATCAAGAGAGACTTCCTGCTCAGAGTGGAGGGTGAGTCCAGGACTGAAGGAATATCAACCAcatcctctttttcttttatatatttacaggaTATAAAGTTTTACTGTTGCTGTTTTGGTTTCTATTTATCATCTGCAGTGGTGAACTGTGAGCTTCAGACTTTTCTGTGATTCATTTTCCAATACTGAAACGTAGCTGTTGTGAAGGTTgattttcactttcattttcacttcactTTGTTGTAAATTATATTTAGATCAGTTGCAAATGTCTGAGGACTAGTTGCAGAGGTCTGAGGACTAGTTGGAGAGGTCTGGGGTCTAGTTGCAGAGGTCTGGGGTCTAGTTGCAGAGGTCTGAGGACTAGTTGGAGAGGTCTGGGTactagttgtagaggtctggggactagttggagaggtctggggactagttggAGAGGTCTGGGGTCTAGTTGCAGAGGTCTAGGGTCTAGTTGCAAatgtctggggactagttgcagAGGTCTGGGGAGTAGTTGTAGAGGTCTGGGGTCTAGTTGCAAatgtctggggactagttgcagAGGTCTCTGGACTGGAtgcagaggtctggggactagttgcagaggtctgaggactagttgcagaggtctgtggactagttgcagaggtctgggactagttgcagaggtctggggactagttgcagAGGTCTGGGACTAGTTGCAGAGTTCGGGGGACTAGTTGCAAATGTCTGGGGAGTATAGTTTCAGAGTTCTGGGGACTTGTTGTAGAGGCCTTGAgactagttgtagaggtctgaggactagttgtagaggtctggggactagttgcagaggtctggggactagttgcagAGGTCTGTGGAGTAGTTGCAAAGGTCTGGGAAACTAGTTacagaggtctggggactagttgcagAATTTGTTTGACTAGTTACAGAAGTCTGGAGACTAGTtgcagaggtctggggactagttgcagaggtctggggactagttgcagaattttgttgattatttacagaGGTCTGAGGACTAGTTGCAGAGGTCTGAGGACTAGTTGTGGAGGTCTGGGGACTAATTGCAGAGGTCTGAGGACTAGTTGCAGAGGTCTGAGGACTAGTTGTGGAGGTCTGTGGACTAGTTGTGGAGGTCTGGGGACTAATTGCAGAGGTCTGAGGACTAGTTGTGGAGGTCTGAGGACTAGTTGTGGAGGTCTGGTGACTAGTTGCAGAGGTCTGTGGACTAGTTGTGGAGGTCTGGGGACTAATTGCAGAGGTCTGGTGACTAGTTGCAGAGGTCTGGTGACTAGTTGCAGAGGTCTGTGGACTAGTTGCAGAGGTCTGTGGAGTAGTTGCAAAGGTCTGGGAAACTAGTTacagaggtctggggactagttgcagAATTTGTTTGACTAGTTACAGAAGTCTGGAGACTAGTtgcagaggtctggggactagttgcagaggtctggggactagttgcagaattttgttgattatttacagaGGTCTGAGGACTAGTTGCAGAGGTCTGAGGACTAGTTGTGGAGGTCTGGGGACTAATTGCAGAGGTCTGGTGACTAGTTGTGGAGGTCTGGTGACTAGTtgcagaggtctggggactagttgcagaggtctggggactagttgcagaattttgttgattatttacagaGGTCTGAGGACTAGTTGCAGAGGTCTGAGGACTAGTTGTGGAGGTCTGGGGACTAATTGCAGAGGTCTGGTGACTAGTTGCAGAGGTCTGAGGACTAGTTGTGGAGGTCTGTGGACTAGTTGTGGAGGTCTGGGGACTAATTGCAGAGGTCTGAGGACTAGTTGTGGAGGTCTGGTGACTAGTTGCAGAGGTCTGTGGACTAGTTGTGGAGGTCTGGGGACTAATTGCAGAGGTCTGGTGACTAGTTGCAGAGGTCTGAGGACTAGTTGTGGAGGTCTGGTGACTAGTTGCAGAGGTCTGGTGACTAGTTGCAGAGGTCTGTGGACTAGTTGTGGAGGTCTGGGGACTAATTGCAGAGGTCTGGTGACTAGTTGCAGAGGTCTGTGGACTAGTTGCAAATGTCTTGGGACTAGTTGCAAATGTTTTGGGACTAGTTTCAGAGTTCTGCGGACTAGTTGTAGAGGCCTGGGAACTAGTTGCAAAGGTCCGGGGAGTAGTTTCAGtggtctggggactagttgtagaATTTTGTTGACTAGTTGCAGAAGTCTGGGGACCAGTTGTAGAGGTCTGGGGACGAGTTGCAGAATTCTGTTGACTAGCTACAGAGATCTAGGGATCAGTTACAGAGGTCTGAATTCTGAAACAGACGACCCTGACAATGattttatgaaatattataaatgatatatgTGAATATACCCTTGAGTATACTAGTTAACAGTagtgcctgtctgtctgtctgtctgtctgtctgcctgcctgtctgtctgtccgtctctctgtctctctgtctgtgtgtctgcctgtctctctgtccttactgctgctgttagataacagcagcagcagcagcagcagcggcagtaTGGTGGTGTCTACGCTGGTCTGCTGCTTCCTagtcttcctcctgctgctcttcatcaccaCTTTCATCctcaagaggaggaggagtagccAGAGGATCAGCACCACAGgtacagcagccaatcagagacatAAATGGTCCTCTAAAATCTCATCACATTGTtatcaataataaattaattattaaatctgCTCTGCTACTTCAGGTCAGGTGGAGGAAAATGTTTATGTGGCGATGCAcagtcaccatggcaaccagaggAAAGATGAGGAGAAGCAGGAGTCTCATTacggtaacacacacacacaaaccaacacaCTCGATGCTAACAGGTGCTAGCAGATGCTAACTGGTTCCACTCTCTACAGTTCCCTGTTATCCTGTTGCCAGGGAAACACCAATCACAGAGCAGATGGCTGTGGCTGTAGAAGACATCTACGTgtgacaaccaatcagagctcaccTTGTTTTCTGTGTGCTGTGACTTACCTGGACACCACTCACCTTTAGTTTGCAATCCACTGTCTTCTACCTGTTGTTCACTTTTCTATTATTagtttttcataaaaaattaaGTAAACTTGGATGTCGACCTTTTAGATGATTCTGTTTTTATACAATACAAGAACAACGATGAGATCAAAATCTTTCTTCTTTGCTTCTGAACTCTGAAAGAGTAAGCTGATATTTTAAAGCACATAAAACAGATCTTTTCAGATTCACTACTGTAcggacatttaaaatgtgtttaatgtttctTTTCCTTTAATATCAAGTagtttatgttgtttgttttggtacatattaataatgtaaaacatcttgagctgtaaaataaatgttgtttattataataataactaatctatctatctaataaataaataattagcacaaattattttaaatcaaacaatttaataaaaagcaaaacaaagtggcgatacatgtttctgtttatttgtaTGAATCAAAGAGACAACAGATTATCAATATATCAGAATCATGTTGAACAAATTCTTAACATCTGACATTGTTTATATTCTGATTATATCATCAATAGGGGTGTAAAGGTACTTGTTATTGTATTCAACCGGTCGGTACAGGAAATTCGGTCGGTCCGTGACATCCTCTCGGTACGCTCTGGGACCCAAACATCCGATCATTCATGTTAATGCCAAAGTGATTTATCGATACAACAAATTACTGTTTATGAACATTaacagaaatgtttaaaaattgtattaattgattcattCACTATGTGTCATTCATTTTCAGTAGAAGCCTGTTATGATCTTTGTACACCAAAAGCGTGGACTCAATTGCAAACACAAAAAGTCTTTTGAAGgtgtaacaaaatataatttattacactAATCTAAATAAGAGCTGTGAACAGGGCTGGAGTTCCTGGAGGTAAGGATCCAGGTCGAGGAGGAGCAGCAtgtaggagtgagcaggcaggttggtACCAGGAAGCAGCAACAGCTGACAGGTGAACAGACCTGAATGGAGGACAAAACAGGGTAAATCCACAAATCCGAAAAACACGAGCATGAGCAAGTCAAAAAAGCCAAAAACACAAGGGAGCCTGAATATGTAATGTACCACTgtgggtgacggaacgatctggcgatgagtggcaggaagaccggggtagatatactgcaggtgtgtgtgatgattggtTGATTGCTTGATTtctgtcagctgctccagcagtgcctgcccaggaggagggggaggaggaaggccacacctcccaacacactgacaaactagacaaaccaggggaaaacacacaagagacaaaagggcagggaaacagaggaaacaaaaggaaacactaGACTGCCAACGTCATATCATGACAGAAGCCTAAATCAATAACgtgtaaatacaataaaaacaagtcTATAATCATGAATATATGGACAGTAAGTTATAAATGATGAAGCAGTGATTCCTCCTCTGAACTCAAAGTGCAGCTGATACAAACACtcaagaggtcaaaggtcaaaaacacaatgaataaACTCATTACTATCAGACTcatctgaaaaacacaaaagtattgtaattaaaacagaataatGTATTAACTCACTCAAATTActgaaatcaaatcaaatataaaactattaaaGTCTGGCACTGAATAACAGAGGAGTGACGGACAATATGTCTTTAACTAGTACATTCAGTAAACTACTACTTAAATAGTTTTTATGCTGGAAGTATTCCAACTTATAatttacttaagtatatcttgatcaaaaaattaagtacaagtataagccaagcATACTTAGACTCCTCCCGTTCCTGTTCCTGCTCCTGTTACTTTTCATACTGCTGCTCCTAGTAGTCCTCCTACTACAGCTCCTACTGCTGCTCCTTTTGCTGCTCCTGCACATactgctgctcctgctcctaCCGCTATCAATGCTCCTACACAAAGGCCTACACCTGCTCCAATCAATAAAAAGCGTATAATTCTTTTCCATGCATCCTCCtcatcgtcatcatcgtcatcatcgtcatcatcgtcatcTTTGTCATCTTTGACATATTTGTCATCTTTGTGACCTTTGTGATTTTTGTCATCTCTGTGACCTTTGTGATCTTTGTCACCGCCTGACCGGTTCCTTTCTTCCCTCAAGAACGTCTCGGCCATCTTGAACATTTCATTGGTGTAGTGTTTTCCACCATTCGCTGTGACCATCTCATCTATTTGATTCAGGAGGTTTCTAACCTGCTCTCTGTTTCTTTTGCCTCTGTTGTGAAACACACAGTATCTACCACCACACATGGAGACCAGTTCTGACACAAGTTTGTTGGACTTTATCTCATCCTCAATGCTCTTGTCTTTTAGCTCATCTCCATGAGTGAAAAGCACCATGGAGTACCTACAAGCTCCTAGGCCAAACAGTTTAAGAAGTAGCTCAAACAGTGTGACGTCTGCTTTGGTGATTCTGCCTATTCTGACCACAATGACTAAAGCATGTGGTCCTGGATTGGCCTTCACTATCGGCTTCATGATTTCCAGGTACAGCTGTTCAGGAGTCAGAACTTCATCAGTGAATCCTGGCGTGTCGACCACTGTGACCTTACGACCCTCCATCACTGCTGATCTAGAGACCGTCTCTCTACTGACTGAATCAAAACTACCGGCTGATTTGAACTTTTCAGATTTTAAGATGGTGTTTCCTGATGCACTTTTTCCAGCTCCAGGTAGACCAAACAGCACGATCCTCCTGTCTCTGGAAACATCAGCTGAAAGAtaggaaacaaataaatcagatgAGTTTACCTTCTCATAACTATAGTCTGAAAACATTGAAACATCAGTCATCTCCTAAACTAGAATaaccgcctcgcggttgtatgcctccgccaaccagccaagtgtcagtttacatccatgtctgtccaaaatgtcatcacttcttcctattagacatttgttttaaattatcATAATTAGCAGATGAATTCTTGAGCTAtagccaaaaatgtgttttgtgaggtcacagtgacctttgacctttgaccaccaaaatctaatcagttcatcctttagtccaagtggacatttgtgccaaatttgaagagatTTGCTTCATGTGTTCCGAAGATATCACGTTCATGACAGTGGTACGGatgtgaagtcacagtgaccttgacctttgacctttaaccaccaaattctactcagttcatccttgagtccaagtggacgtttgtgccaattTGAAGAGATTCTCTCCAGGTGTTCTTGAATTATCACGTTCACAAAAAtcacaacccaaaaacataatgcatccagccacggctgtcgccggcAAACTCAGGTTTGTGACCACGAACATACAAGGCTGATAACATGGTTCATCTGGTGATCACCCGCCAATGGTCAAACATGTTGTGCACCAGTTTCCTCTTCACATGTAAACTCTGTGTTGTCACTGTTTGTCAACCTTTGATTAAAAGTGACTTCACCGCTCCAACCAGTGATAGGAGCTGCAACAACTAACACCACCAGCTTCCAGCTGTGAGGGTTCATTCTTAACTCTGATAATGATCAGTAGCCTACATGACGTCATCCAAAACCGTGGCATTActtgaaataaatacatgtaagaaTTAGATCACACGGTACCTGGTGGATCAGGTTGTTGCTGGTTTGGTAGATGTTTGGTAGACTTCAGCAGCAACTCTCTGATTTGTTCTTCATCGTCATCCTCATTGTCGAAGAGGTGATACGCCCCCGCAAACTTTTTAACAACATCTGGAAGCGGaactttatctttatctttattttgaaagataaaaTCATCCAGTGACTTTCCTTTTAGAGCATCACCACCGGTGAAGAGCAGGTAACTCTTTTTCAACCCCCGGGGCCCGAGGACTCTCATCCGTCACAGCCTCCTGGTCCTCCTTTGTGAACCGTCCAACACTGAGCACCACCAGAAACAGACAACGTCTGGACGACTGCAGAAGCTCCTGACACCGCTTTTTGATCTTCTCCTCTTTGTCTTTGCTGTCTAATATTCCCGGAGTGTCGACCACTGAGATCTGTTTCCCGAGGACATTTCCTTTTTGTTCAGAGATTTCTTCCGTAACTGATGTGAAGGCAGTCTCTGACTGAAACGCTGGTCGTCCCAGGATGGTGTTTCCTGAAGCACTTTTACCAACTCCTGCTTTTCCAAGCAGGACGATGGTGAGATCTGGATGAAGATCTGGGTTCATGACTGAGGATCAGAAAACCTGCTGGAGAAAAGGATCAGATTCAGTAAGTTACAAAGGCtttatctgtatttattgaAAACCTCTAAACTGGTTTTCACCACGCCGATaggaagacacacacagaggaaggatTAATTGTTGGTACCCTCTGAACTTCAGCATGCTTCTACCCAGTTAGAAGCCTATTACTTTGAACTAAAGTATGATTCACAGTAGGTTACTAATCATATTGTACAAGGCAAAAGTGTGCATGGCTCACATActcccgctcactgcttgacccctactaaagtagggccaaaggttttgcccttttggaactatgGAATGGAATTAGTTTATTCCCGGGCGGCCCAAAAATGGCTCATTGTCTCAAAATGGCAACTGAGGCTGAAAGAACTACAAATCAATATGGctggcactgtaaaactacaaagacgACTGAATCAAAGACCTCCGGACCTCACCACATGGTCTCTTTGTCTTGTCTGAGTACACATGTTCAGTCAGAACAAAGGGTTGTGTGATATGGTAGTTTTGAGGCTCTGaatgtgaatgtttgtgtttaaaaccaattcacagtttatgtcaattttgggcaccctggacttctaacccccaaaaggcacaactagaccacactgtcaaccatcataccaaatttgaagttcctaagttaaatagtttctaagttctgctccggaaacgaaagtgtaaCACTCAAACGGATGGAAGGAcatttttaatgttgtaaaagGGTAAATAATATCAACCGCTGCTATGACAAGAACTACACAATTTCTATGAGACTGTGAGTAAAgggttgagtgtgagaggctgcagggcttcaaatgttttaaatatgaatatgacGGCACTATACGGCGACCTTGACGATGCCAATTGTGGGTTTTTTATTTTACGTATTTTCTGTCTATTTGAACGTCTTCCAGGGTCTGGCCTTACGAGACTATAGAGGTCTATGTCGAAACATCTACCGACTTTTTTGTCAACCTTCATTAAGAGAACTGgttaatgaataaaccaggtgtgtcaTAAAGGGCTAACAGAGAGCTCTCAATGACTTGTTGATGTGGCAGTAGGACGGCCCTGAGAACTGACGTGTTACTGCAGAGGTGGAGGTGTAGTCACTCCATAATACAGGCAAATAACAACATTACAAAGAGCTTTAGATGGAAAAATCAAATTCAGTACAGATACAATACAGAGAAAGTCAGACTAATCATGGTATAGTAAAAC
It encodes the following:
- the LOC119500446 gene encoding GTPase IMAP family member 8-like; translated protein: MRVLGPRGLKKSYLLFTGGDALKGKSLDDFIFQNKDKDKVPLPDVVKKFAGAYHLFDNEDDDEEQIRELLLKSTKHLPNQQQPDPPADVSRDRRIVLFGLPGAGKSASGNTILKSEKFKSAGSFDSVSRETVSRSAVMEGRKVTVVDTPGFTDEVLTPEQLYLEIMKPIVKANPGPHALVIVVRIGRITKADVTLFELLLKLFGLGACRYSMVLFTHGDELKDKSIEDEIKSNKLVSELVSMCGGRYCVFHNRGKRNREQVRNLLNQIDEMVTANGGKHYTNEMFKMAETFLREERNRSGGDKDHKGHRDDKNHKGHKDDKYVKDDKDDDDDDDDDDDDEEDAWKRIIRFLLIGAGVGLCVGALIAVGAGAAVCAGAAKGAAVGAVVGGLLGAAV